Proteins encoded together in one Solanum lycopersicum chromosome 7, SLM_r2.1 window:
- the LOC101264340 gene encoding SH3 domain-containing protein 2 codes for MESIRKQATKLREQVAKQQQAVFKQFSSGLGGPDNSVTDEVELQQHQKLEKLYISTRAGKHFQRDIIRGVEGYIITASKQIEIGTRLSEDSRKYGAENKCTSGSTLSKAALSYSRAQGEIEKEREDLLKALGTQVAEPLRAMVVGAPLEDARHLAQRYDRVRQEAEAQAIEVSRRQAKVRESNGNPESVSKMEAAEAKLKDLKSNVATLGKEASTSMAAVEAQQQRLTLQRLIAMVEAQRHYHERVLQILDQLEAEMMSERQRIEASPSSATDNTMPPPPSYTDVNGGLHFKSYDGSIDGTTYYLAEVVHPYEAESDVELTLLIGDYVVVRKVSNNGWAEGECKGKGGWFPFGYVERRERILATKVAEVF; via the exons ATGGAATCAATCAGAAAACAAGCTACAAAGCTCAGAGAACAAGTAGCCAAACAACAACAG GCTGTCTTCAAACAATTCTCTAGTGGACTAGGTGGACCAGATAATAGTGTTACTGATGAAGTAGAGTTGCAGCAGCATCAAAAACTTGAGAAGCTGTACATTTCTACTCGTGCCGGCAAG CATTTCCAAAGAGATATCATCCGAGGTGTTGAAGGCTACATCATCACTGCCTCAAAGCAAATTGAAATTG GTACTAGGTTGTCAGAGGATAGCCGAAAATATGGGGCTGAAAACAAATGTACAAGTGGTAGTACGTTATCTAAAGCAGCATTAAGTTACAGTAGGGCTCAAGGTGAAATTGAGAAGGAACGTGAGGATCTACTAAAGGCCCTCGGGACGCAG GTTGCTGAGCCTTTAAGAGCAATGGTTGTGGGAGCTCCACTGGAAGATGCTCGACATCTCGCTCAACGTTATGATAGAGTGAGACAGGAAGCTGAAGCTCAG GCTATAGAAGTTTCCAGACGCCAGGCTAAAGTGAGGGAATCCAATGGTAATCCGGAAAGTGTATCGAAGATGGAAGCTGCTGAAGCAAAACTTAAGGACCTAAAGTCAAACGTGGCTACCTTGGGCAAAGAAGCTTCTACTTCTATGGCTGCTGTTGAAGCTCAACAACAGAGGTTAACACTCCAACGACTCATAGCCATG GTTGAGGCACAGCGCCATTATCATGAGCGAGTTTTGCAGATACTTGATCAGCTTGAGGCAGAG ATGATGTCGGAGCGTCAAAGAATTGAAGCATCTCCTAGTTCAGCCACAGATAATACGATGCCTCCTCCCCCATCTTATACTGATGTTAATGGTGGCCTTCATTTTAAGTCATATGATGGATCCATAGATGGGACAACGTATTACTTGGCAGAG GTCGTACACCCATATGAAGCTGAGTCAGATGTAGAGCTCACATTATTGATTGGTGACTATGTAGTTGTTAGAAAA GTGTCAAACAATGGTTGGGCTGAAGGTGAGTGCAAGGGAAAAGGAGGTTGGTTCCCATTTGGATATGTAGAAAGACGAGAACGCATTCTTGCAACCAAGGTAGCTGAAGTTTTCTAG